A single Mangifera indica cultivar Alphonso chromosome 20, CATAS_Mindica_2.1, whole genome shotgun sequence DNA region contains:
- the LOC123204010 gene encoding single-stranded DNA-binding protein, mitochondrial yields the protein MAVLSRRLFRSLLSNSNISSVYRPFCTSNISSSHPISDSGESPVNSDANPVPESSSPTSSTRGSGETRQAYNRPLENGLDVGIYKAILVGQVGQSPLQKKLRSGRTVTLFSLGTGGIRNNRRPLDNEDPREYANRSAVQWHRVSVYPERLGGIVMKHVVPGSIIYIEGNLEQKVFNDPMTGLVRRIREIAIRSNGRLVFLGNGGDPGPSSRQEMRGVGYY from the exons ATGGCAGTTCTCTCAAGAAGGCTTTTTCGTTCTCTTCTCTCAAATTCTAATATCTCTAGCGTTTATAGGCCCTTTTGCACCTCCAACATCTCTTCCTCTCACCCCATATCTGACTCTGGAGAGTCGCCTGTCAACTCGGACGCCAACCCAGTTCCTGAATCGTCTTCTCCAACATCATCAACTCGAGGCTCCGGTGAGACACGTCAGGCCTATAATCGCCCTCTTGAGAATGGCCTCGATGTGGGCATTTACAAG GCAATATTGGTGGGGCAGGTGGGACAGAGTCCGTTACAGAAGAAGCTGAGGAGTGGTAGAACAGTGACGCTGTTTTCGTTGGGGACAGGCGGGATTCGGAACAACAGGAGGCCACTGGATAATGAGGATCCGAGAGAGTATGCGAATAGGAGTGCTGTTCAATGGCACCGGGTTTCGGTTTACCCCGAGAGATTGGGAGGAATTGTCATGAAGCATGTTGTTCCGGG ATcgattatatatatagaaggAAATTTGGAGCAAAAAGTTTTCAATGACCCGATGACTGGTCTTGTTCGGCGTATACGAGAGATTGCAATTCGTAGTAATG GGCGCCTTGTGTTTTTGGGAAATGGTGGTGATCCAGGGCCTTCATCACGACAAGAAATGAGAGGTGTCGGCTATTACTAA
- the LOC123204259 gene encoding uncharacterized protein LOC123204259, which produces MDSRRIVVVVEDLEVARTALLWALHNILRYGDVIVLLHVFPSLKRRNKKMLRLLRLKGYQLALSFKEICTNYFFNTNVEIVVAEGDEEGSRIAAVVREIGASTLVVGLHDQSFLYKLALAQTNIASNFNCRVLAIKQPRGAVATTMEFSEIEITKLQVPDMISRKIPYQICPNPYGIIWRWKKPRSRKRSKKKQ; this is translated from the exons ATGGATTCCAGGAGAATAGTTGTGGTAGTTGAAGATTTAGAAGTCGCAAGAACCGCTCTTTTATGGGCTCTTCATAATATTCTTCGCTATGGCGATGTCATCGTTCTCCTTCACGTCTTTCCTTCgttgaaaagaagaaacaagaagatGCTGCGGCTGCTCCGTTTGAAAGGGTACCAGTTAGCGCTCTCTTTCAAGGAAATTTGCACAAATTACTTCTTCAAC ACTAATGTTGAGATTGTTGTTGCGGAAGGCGATGAAGAAGGCTCTAGAATCGCCGCCGTGGTCAGAGAAATCGGTGCTTCGACGCTTGTTGTTGGCCTCCATGATCAGAGCTTTCTTTACAA GTTGGCTTTGGCCCAGACAAATATAGCAAGCAACTTCAATTGCAGAGTGCTAGCCATCAAACAACCAAGAGGAGCAGTAGCAACAACCATGGAGTTCTCGGAGATCGAAATCACTAAATTACA AGTTCCTGATATGATTTCTCGGAAAATTCCATATCAAATATGCCCCAACCCTTATGGAATTATTTGGAGATGGAAAAAACCGAGAAGCCGGAAAAGGAGTAAAAAAAAGCAGTAA
- the LOC123204437 gene encoding probable inositol transporter 2, producing MEGGVHAEADISAFRECFSLTWKNPYVLRLAFSAGIGGLLFGYDTGVISGALLYIRDDFKSVDRRTVLQESIVSMAVAGAIIGAAIGGWMNDRYGRRSTILIADFLFFSGAVIMASAPNPAALITGRVFVGLGVGMASMTSPLYISEASPAKIRGALVSTNGFLITGGQFLSYLINLAFTKAPGTWRWMLGVAGVPALVQFVLMLLLPESPRWLYRKGRQEEAKAILRKIYPAHEVETEIQDLKESVDKEVQEEGSSEKINLIKLLKTKTVRRGLIAGVGLQVFQQFVGINTVMYYSPTIVQLAGFASNQTALLLSLVTAGLNACGSIVSIYFIDRTGRKKLLIISLFGVIISLGLLSAVFHETTSHSPMVSLAETSHFSNTTCPDYSAVAKTESWDCMKCLKASSPDCGFCASAANKLFPGACLVSNDDVKKSCHEEGREWYTRGCPSKYGWLALIGLALYIIFFSPGMGTVPWIVNSEIYPLRFRGVCGGIAATANWISNLIVAQSFLSLTQAIGTSWTFLIFGVISVIALIFVIVCVPETKGLPIEEVEKMLEIRAFHYKFWSKNHKPSEKGNAV from the exons ATGGAGGGAGGAGTTCACGCAGAGGCCGATATTTCAGCGTTCAGAGAGTGTTTCTCTTTGACATGGAAGAACCCTTATGTTCTCCGCCTTGCTTTCTCCGCTGGAATCGGTGGCCTCCTCTTTGGCTACGACACAG GGGTTATTTCCGGAGCTCTTCTTTACATCAGAGATGACTTCAAGTCTGTGGATAGACGAACTGTTCTACAG GAGAGCATAGTCAGTATGGCTGTAGCTGGAGCGATCATTGGGGCTGCAATAGGTGGCTGGATGAATGATCGTTATGGAAGGAGAAGTACAATCCTGATAGccgattttcttttcttcagcGGTGCTGTGATCATGGCCTCAGCTCCGAACCCAGCTGCTCTTATCACCGGTCGTGTTTTTGTTGGACTTGGGGTGGGAATGGCATCAATGACATCTCCTCTGTATATATCTGAAGCTTCTCCAGCAAAAATCCGCGGTGCCCTTGTTAGTACCAATGGCTTTCTCATCACCGGAGGCCAGTTCCTGTCTTACCTTATCAACTTAGCCTTTACCAAGGCACCAGGGACATGGCGGTGGATGCTTGGAGTTGCAGGTGTCCCGGCTCTTGTGCAGTTTGTTCTCATGTTGCTTCTTCCAGAATCTCCCCGTTGGCTATACCGAAAG GGAAGACAAGAAGAAGCTAAGGCAATTCTCAGGAAAATCTACCCTGCCCATGAGGTTGAAACCGAAATCCAGGACCTAAAGGAATCAGTTGATAAAGAAGTTCAGGAAGAAGGGTCTTCTGAGAAGATAAACTTGATCAAACTACTGAAAACCAAAACAGTGAGAAGAGGACTTATAGCTGGAGTTGGTCTTCAGGTTTTTCAACAATTTGTGGGTATAAACACAGTTATGTATTATAGCCCTACCATTGTTCAGTTAGCTGGCTTCGCGTCGAACCAAACAGCACTCCTGCTTTCACTTGTCACGGCTGGCCTCAATGCCTGTGGCTCCATTGTGAGCATATACTTCATCGACAGGACTGGGAGGAAGAAGCTTCTAATCATCAGCTTGTTTGGGGTAATAATTTCTCTTGGACTTTTATCAGCAGTCTTCCATGAGACTACTTCTCACTCACCGATGGTTAGCCTAGCCGAAACTTCTCATTTTTCAAACACCACTTGCCCAGATTATAGTGCAGTTGCAAAAACTGAGAGCTGGGATTGTATGAAGTGTCTGAAGGCTTCTTCTCCAGATTGTGGCTTCTGTGCTTCAGCTGCTAATAAG CTATTTCCGGGGGCATGTTTGGTCTCGAACGATGATGTGAAGAAATCATGCCATGAAGAGGGAAGAGAGTGGTACACAAGGGGATGCCCAAGCAAATATGGATGGCTTGCGCTAATCGGCCTGGCACTctacataatatttttctctcctgGAATGGGAACTGTCCCATGGATTGTGAATTCTGAGATCTATCCGTTGAGGTTCCGAGGGGTCTGTGGAGGAATAGCTGCCACAGCAAACTGGATATCAAATCTCATTGTGGCACAATCCTTCCTATCTCTGACTCAGGCAATTGGAACATCCTGGACATTTCTAATATTTGGAGTCATTTCAGTCATAGCATTGATTTTTGTCATAGTATGTGTACCTGAAACTAAAGGGCTCCCCATTGAAGAAGTTGAGAAGATGCTGGAGATCAGAGCTTTCCATTACAAGTTCTGGAGCAAAAACCATAAGCCATCGGAAAAGGGTAATGCTGTATGA
- the LOC123204439 gene encoding uncharacterized protein LOC123204439 isoform X3, giving the protein MTACNFVSPQRTFIQMGTAPDVMDNSGMKKLMCTQSLKGGNGAGLGDSIDASVKEAMLNAVQRSLSGGLGNNLSSLFSILNETTARNFLSQDDLGVLHARPAVWDQSTKEVKACQDPLLWQSILPENL; this is encoded by the exons ATGACGGCCTGCAATTTCGTGTCTCCG CAAAGGACTTTCATACAGATGGGGACTGCTCCCGACGTCATGGACAACTCTGGCATGAAAAAGTTGATGTGCACACAATCTCTGAAGGGAGGAAATGGGGCTGGATTGGGGGATAGCATTGATGCATCAGTAAAGGAAGCTATGCTGAATG CTGTGCAGCGTTCATTGTCGGGGGGCTTAGGAAACAATTTGTCTAGTTTATTTAGCATACTGAATGAGACGACAGCCCGCAATTTCTTGTCTCAG GATGATTTGGGGGTTCTCCATGCAAGGCCAGCCGTTTGGGACCAGAGTACCAAGGAAGTAAAAGCATGTCAAGATCCTTTACTTTGGCAGAGCATATTACCTGAG AACTTGTAA
- the LOC123204439 gene encoding uncharacterized protein LOC123204439 isoform X1 produces the protein MTACNFVSPQRTFIQMGTAPDVMDNSGMKKLMCTQSLKGGNGAGLGDSIDASVKEAMLNAVQRSLSGGLGNNLSSLFSILNETTARNFLSQDDLGVLHARPAVWDQSTKEVKACQDPLLWQSILPEANWLGNGHSSFQIQHYISFAN, from the exons ATGACGGCCTGCAATTTCGTGTCTCCG CAAAGGACTTTCATACAGATGGGGACTGCTCCCGACGTCATGGACAACTCTGGCATGAAAAAGTTGATGTGCACACAATCTCTGAAGGGAGGAAATGGGGCTGGATTGGGGGATAGCATTGATGCATCAGTAAAGGAAGCTATGCTGAATG CTGTGCAGCGTTCATTGTCGGGGGGCTTAGGAAACAATTTGTCTAGTTTATTTAGCATACTGAATGAGACGACAGCCCGCAATTTCTTGTCTCAG GATGATTTGGGGGTTCTCCATGCAAGGCCAGCCGTTTGGGACCAGAGTACCAAGGAAGTAAAAGCATGTCAAGATCCTTTACTTTGGCAGAGCATATTACCTGAG GCTAACTGGCTTGGGAATGGGCACAGCTCTTTTCAAATACAGCATTACATTAGCTTTGCAAACTAA
- the LOC123204439 gene encoding uncharacterized protein LOC123204439 isoform X2 encodes MGTAPDVMDNSGMKKLMCTQSLKGGNGAGLGDSIDASVKEAMLNAVQRSLSGGLGNNLSSLFSILNETTARNFLSQDDLGVLHARPAVWDQSTKEVKACQDPLLWQSILPEANWLGNGHSSFQIQHYISFAN; translated from the exons ATGGGGACTGCTCCCGACGTCATGGACAACTCTGGCATGAAAAAGTTGATGTGCACACAATCTCTGAAGGGAGGAAATGGGGCTGGATTGGGGGATAGCATTGATGCATCAGTAAAGGAAGCTATGCTGAATG CTGTGCAGCGTTCATTGTCGGGGGGCTTAGGAAACAATTTGTCTAGTTTATTTAGCATACTGAATGAGACGACAGCCCGCAATTTCTTGTCTCAG GATGATTTGGGGGTTCTCCATGCAAGGCCAGCCGTTTGGGACCAGAGTACCAAGGAAGTAAAAGCATGTCAAGATCCTTTACTTTGGCAGAGCATATTACCTGAG GCTAACTGGCTTGGGAATGGGCACAGCTCTTTTCAAATACAGCATTACATTAGCTTTGCAAACTAA
- the LOC123204607 gene encoding uncharacterized protein LOC123204607 isoform X3: MAASLALKLSRVRRPLLGGIGNNLSSVLCASNEMTACNFLSQQRTFTQMGTVPNAVDNSGTKRLMYTQALKGEKVAGLGDGIDASVKEAVSNAVRRSLLGGLGNNLSSLLSMSNEMTARNFLSQQRTFIQMGTVLNIVDNSGTKRLMSTQALKGEKGAELGDSIDSGNPSFKVIQRPLSPHLSVYKPQLTSTMSIFNRIAGVFLTVVVLFYYLLFLKLPSICFTYESFYRIFEFFFDQDKLIIISEITALALTYHLYKTIWVSMQGRPFGAKIPRK; encoded by the exons ATGGCTGCAAGTTTGGCTTTAAAATTGTCCCGTg TGAGGCGTCCATTGTTGGGAGGCATTGGAAACAATTTGTCTAGTGTATTGTGTGCATCAAATGAGATGACTGCCTGCAATTTCTTGTCTCAG CAAAGGACTTTCACACAGATGGGGACTGTTCCCAATGCTGTGGACAACTCTGGCACAAAAAGGTTGATGTACACACAAGCTCTAAAAGGAGAAAAAGTGGCTGGATTGGGGGATGGCATTGATGCATCAGTAAAGGAAGCTGTGTCAAATG CAGTGAGGCGTTCACTGTTGGGGGGCTTAGGAAACAATTTGTCTAGTTTGTTGAGCATGTCAAATGAGATGACAGCCCGCAATTTCTTGTCTCAG CAAAGGACTTTCATACAGATGGGGACTGTTCTCAACATTGTGGACAACTCTGGCACCAAAAGGTTGATGTCCACACAAGCTCTAAAGGGAGAAAAGGGGGCTGAATTGGGGGATAGCATTGATTCAGGAAATCCGAGTTTTAAAGTGATCCAGCGCCCATTGTCTCCTCATCTTTCTGTTTATAAGCCACAGCTCACTTCAACGATGTCAATTTTCAATAGGATCGCCGGGGTTTTCCTAACCGTTGTGGTTTTgttttattatcttcttttcctGAAATTGCCTTCTATTTGCTTCACCTATGAGAGTTTCTACCGAATTTTCGAATTTTTCTTTGATCAAGATAAACTTATCATAATCTCCGAGATCACTGCTTTGGCCCTGACTTATCATTTGTATAAGACGATTTGGGTCTCAATGCAAGGCCGGCCATTTGGGGCAAAAATACCGAGGAAGTAA
- the LOC123204607 gene encoding uncharacterized protein LOC123204607 isoform X4, which produces MAASLALKLSRVRRPLLGGIGNNLSSVLCASNEMTACNFLSQQRTFTQMGTVPNAVDNSGTKRLMYTQALKGEKVAGLGDGIDASVKEAVSNVRRSLLGGLGNNLSSLLSMSNEMTARNFLSQQRTFIQMGTVLNIVDNSGTKRLMSTQALKGEKGAELGDSIDSGNPSFKVIQRPLSPHLSVYKPQLTSTMSIFNRIAGVFLTVVVLFYYLLFLKLPSICFTYESFYRIFEFFFDQDKLIIISEITALALTYHLYKTIWVSMQGRPFGAKIPRK; this is translated from the exons ATGGCTGCAAGTTTGGCTTTAAAATTGTCCCGTg TGAGGCGTCCATTGTTGGGAGGCATTGGAAACAATTTGTCTAGTGTATTGTGTGCATCAAATGAGATGACTGCCTGCAATTTCTTGTCTCAG CAAAGGACTTTCACACAGATGGGGACTGTTCCCAATGCTGTGGACAACTCTGGCACAAAAAGGTTGATGTACACACAAGCTCTAAAAGGAGAAAAAGTGGCTGGATTGGGGGATGGCATTGATGCATCAGTAAAGGAAGCTGTGTCAAATG TGAGGCGTTCACTGTTGGGGGGCTTAGGAAACAATTTGTCTAGTTTGTTGAGCATGTCAAATGAGATGACAGCCCGCAATTTCTTGTCTCAG CAAAGGACTTTCATACAGATGGGGACTGTTCTCAACATTGTGGACAACTCTGGCACCAAAAGGTTGATGTCCACACAAGCTCTAAAGGGAGAAAAGGGGGCTGAATTGGGGGATAGCATTGATTCAGGAAATCCGAGTTTTAAAGTGATCCAGCGCCCATTGTCTCCTCATCTTTCTGTTTATAAGCCACAGCTCACTTCAACGATGTCAATTTTCAATAGGATCGCCGGGGTTTTCCTAACCGTTGTGGTTTTgttttattatcttcttttcctGAAATTGCCTTCTATTTGCTTCACCTATGAGAGTTTCTACCGAATTTTCGAATTTTTCTTTGATCAAGATAAACTTATCATAATCTCCGAGATCACTGCTTTGGCCCTGACTTATCATTTGTATAAGACGATTTGGGTCTCAATGCAAGGCCGGCCATTTGGGGCAAAAATACCGAGGAAGTAA
- the LOC123204607 gene encoding uncharacterized protein LOC123204607 isoform X1, with product MAASLALKLSREVRRPLLGGIGNNLSSVLCASNEMTACNFLSQQRTFTQMGTVPNAVDNSGTKRLMYTQALKGEKVAGLGDGIDASVKEAVSNAVRRSLLGGLGNNLSSLLSMSNEMTARNFLSQQRTFIQMGTVLNIVDNSGTKRLMSTQALKGEKGAELGDSIDSGNPSFKVIQRPLSPHLSVYKPQLTSTMSIFNRIAGVFLTVVVLFYYLLFLKLPSICFTYESFYRIFEFFFDQDKLIIISEITALALTYHLYKTIWVSMQGRPFGAKIPRK from the exons ATGGCTGCAAGTTTGGCTTTAAAATTGTCCCGTg aaGTGAGGCGTCCATTGTTGGGAGGCATTGGAAACAATTTGTCTAGTGTATTGTGTGCATCAAATGAGATGACTGCCTGCAATTTCTTGTCTCAG CAAAGGACTTTCACACAGATGGGGACTGTTCCCAATGCTGTGGACAACTCTGGCACAAAAAGGTTGATGTACACACAAGCTCTAAAAGGAGAAAAAGTGGCTGGATTGGGGGATGGCATTGATGCATCAGTAAAGGAAGCTGTGTCAAATG CAGTGAGGCGTTCACTGTTGGGGGGCTTAGGAAACAATTTGTCTAGTTTGTTGAGCATGTCAAATGAGATGACAGCCCGCAATTTCTTGTCTCAG CAAAGGACTTTCATACAGATGGGGACTGTTCTCAACATTGTGGACAACTCTGGCACCAAAAGGTTGATGTCCACACAAGCTCTAAAGGGAGAAAAGGGGGCTGAATTGGGGGATAGCATTGATTCAGGAAATCCGAGTTTTAAAGTGATCCAGCGCCCATTGTCTCCTCATCTTTCTGTTTATAAGCCACAGCTCACTTCAACGATGTCAATTTTCAATAGGATCGCCGGGGTTTTCCTAACCGTTGTGGTTTTgttttattatcttcttttcctGAAATTGCCTTCTATTTGCTTCACCTATGAGAGTTTCTACCGAATTTTCGAATTTTTCTTTGATCAAGATAAACTTATCATAATCTCCGAGATCACTGCTTTGGCCCTGACTTATCATTTGTATAAGACGATTTGGGTCTCAATGCAAGGCCGGCCATTTGGGGCAAAAATACCGAGGAAGTAA
- the LOC123204607 gene encoding uncharacterized protein LOC123204607 isoform X2: MAASLALKLSREVRRPLLGGIGNNLSSVLCASNEMTACNFLSQQRTFTQMGTVPNAVDNSGTKRLMYTQALKGEKVAGLGDGIDASVKEAVSNVRRSLLGGLGNNLSSLLSMSNEMTARNFLSQQRTFIQMGTVLNIVDNSGTKRLMSTQALKGEKGAELGDSIDSGNPSFKVIQRPLSPHLSVYKPQLTSTMSIFNRIAGVFLTVVVLFYYLLFLKLPSICFTYESFYRIFEFFFDQDKLIIISEITALALTYHLYKTIWVSMQGRPFGAKIPRK; the protein is encoded by the exons ATGGCTGCAAGTTTGGCTTTAAAATTGTCCCGTg aaGTGAGGCGTCCATTGTTGGGAGGCATTGGAAACAATTTGTCTAGTGTATTGTGTGCATCAAATGAGATGACTGCCTGCAATTTCTTGTCTCAG CAAAGGACTTTCACACAGATGGGGACTGTTCCCAATGCTGTGGACAACTCTGGCACAAAAAGGTTGATGTACACACAAGCTCTAAAAGGAGAAAAAGTGGCTGGATTGGGGGATGGCATTGATGCATCAGTAAAGGAAGCTGTGTCAAATG TGAGGCGTTCACTGTTGGGGGGCTTAGGAAACAATTTGTCTAGTTTGTTGAGCATGTCAAATGAGATGACAGCCCGCAATTTCTTGTCTCAG CAAAGGACTTTCATACAGATGGGGACTGTTCTCAACATTGTGGACAACTCTGGCACCAAAAGGTTGATGTCCACACAAGCTCTAAAGGGAGAAAAGGGGGCTGAATTGGGGGATAGCATTGATTCAGGAAATCCGAGTTTTAAAGTGATCCAGCGCCCATTGTCTCCTCATCTTTCTGTTTATAAGCCACAGCTCACTTCAACGATGTCAATTTTCAATAGGATCGCCGGGGTTTTCCTAACCGTTGTGGTTTTgttttattatcttcttttcctGAAATTGCCTTCTATTTGCTTCACCTATGAGAGTTTCTACCGAATTTTCGAATTTTTCTTTGATCAAGATAAACTTATCATAATCTCCGAGATCACTGCTTTGGCCCTGACTTATCATTTGTATAAGACGATTTGGGTCTCAATGCAAGGCCGGCCATTTGGGGCAAAAATACCGAGGAAGTAA
- the LOC123204608 gene encoding oleosin G-like translates to MAERNPTHQRPSRPNHSLNANSFLRKLQSHAPNSAQLLGFLALFISGSILLLLTGLTITATIIGLIFFAPLLIISSPIWVPIGTVLFVVVAGFLSVCGVGLAVLAGLSWMYRYYRGLHPPGSDRFDYARSRIYDTASHVKDYAREYGGYLQSKVKDAAPGA, encoded by the coding sequence ATGGCCGAACGAAACCCCACCCACCAACGGCCCTCCAGACCTAACCACTCCCTCAACGCCAACTCCTTTCTCCGAAAACTCCAATCCCACGCACCCAACTCCGCCCAACTCCTCGGCTTTCTAGCCCTTTTCATCTCTGGCTCCATTCTCCTCCTCCTCACCGGCTTAACCATCACTGCAACGATTATCGGCCTTATTTTCTTCGCCCCATTGCTCATCATTTCGAGCCCCATTTGGGTTCCCATCGGAACCGTTCTGTTCGTCGTCGTTGCTGGGTTCTTGTCCGTTTGCGGGGTCGGTTTGGCGGTCTTGGCAGGTTTGTCGTGGATGTATCGATACTATCGGGGGCTCCACCCGCCCGGATCGGACCGGTTCGACTACGCAAGGAGTCGAATTTATGACACGGCGAGTCACGTGAAGGATTATGCAAGAGAGTATGGCGGGTATCTGCAGAGTAAAGTGAAGGATGCAGCTCCCGGTGCTTGA